The Juglans microcarpa x Juglans regia isolate MS1-56 chromosome 2D, Jm3101_v1.0, whole genome shotgun sequence DNA window cttttttttttggttcgaTGAACAGATTCCTGCCCACAAAGAGAAACATGAATTGCTGGAAGTTGGATAAGGAAATCAAGAAATCTGTGGTGAACTTAATCGAACGGCggaaagatgagaaaaataattcTGGTGGGGATTTATTAATGCAAGAGAAAAGTCCAAAGGATCTGCTGGGCCTCATGATTCAGGCTTCAAAGTCTTGCCCATCATCAAATATCACTGTCCATGACATTGTTGAAGAGTGCAAGAGCTTTTTCTTTGCCGGCAAACAGACCACATCCAATTTGATGACGTGGACTACTGTTCTTCTGGCTATGCACCCTCACTGGCAGGTACAGGCACGTGAGGAGGTCCTAAGGGTGTGTGGATCACGTGATGTACCCAGCAAAGATGATGTTGTCAAGCTTAAGACGGTAAGCTATTGTATTTGTATGTTGGATATTAGTAAGGACAAAGAATCATGTTTTTGTCTCTTAGCACATGTTTGTTTCGTGTTAAAACCAAACTGCCACCTTTCGCTTTTATTGTTTCTTGTTTTGGTGGGAACATTTAGTGGCATTCTTGTCATTTTGAAAGAGTTGCATTTGGAAGATCAAGACTCATGAATTAAACCACCTTATTATAAGAGActtgggatatatatatatatataaattacaaaaGATCATGTTAATGTACTGGGCCATGATCATGATCGATCATCTGTTGTGCAGCTAAGCATGATCTTTAACGAGTCCCTCCGATTATACCCTCCGGCGATCGCAGCAATCAGACGGGCCAAAGTTGATGTAGAGCTCGGAGGCTACAAGATCCCATGTGGGACCGAGATTTTGGTTCCAATCTTGGCCATCCATCATGACCAGGCCCTGTGGGGCAACGATGCCAACGAATTCAACCCAGGTCGATTCTCCGGGGGCGGGGCACGGGCAGCAAAGCATCCGGTTGCGTTCATTCCATTTGGCCTTGGTGTCCGCACATGCATCGGACAAAATCTAGCCATATTGCAGGCCAAGTTAACGCTGGCAATCATATTGCAGCGCTTCTCCTTTAGGTTGGCCCCAAGCTATCGGCATGCACCGACGGTCCTGATGCTACTCTACCCCCAATACGGTGCACCCATCCTTTTCCAATCCCTGTCCCATCCTGATCAGGGCCACAAAGATCAAGGGTCCTCCTAAGATGACGTTGCTATCTCTACAGAGACCCAACATCCCGATCGAGTGTGAGCACGCCTATATATGCTAGCtgcattaatattaatgttgagTGGGCATGCAGAAGTAGTACCCATCATGATTGCCTTGCCTTTGCATTATTCCTGAGCGAGCGAGCTGATCAgaattatatagatatatatataggagctGCTGCTGCTAAGCTAAGCTAAGctaagatcgatcgatcatcTTCTAGGGAGAAATGTTTGTGATGTTATTCATGTTGCATGGTATTGCTTGATGATGAGTAGTACTACTGAAGTCTGACATCCATGTCCAtggttttttgttttcgtttttgACCAGAAGAATGTTTTACCCTGGCATGTAACCCCGGGCGGCCCCCCCATGCATGGTTTTTCACCCCCCAAGTCCTTTTTTTGTATGTAAGCTCTGCTTTTAGTTGTAGGATTTAGTAAATGGCTAACAGTTGTAGGTATAAAGCTAGCTCCTAGTGGGTCTCATATGTATGTATTGTATATTTTTGCACATTTTCTACACATGAGTTTTGTATTACTATATATGTTTTCATGAATGTTAATTAATTGGTTGGCTATACATGATATAtggcactctctctctctctctctctctctctctctctctctctctctctctccatttaaTTAGCaatgataaaaaagaagagagtactaaaaataaaaataaaaaataaaagaatactccattaattattatttaccaaATGAATGGGATATATATGGCATTGGCGCAATTATATTGCATGCATGGTTAGGTACCTTGTGACCACCTAAAACAAAGAAAGACAGCAAAGACTTCAAAACTGCTTATTAGTTGTTGCCTAATATTATACAAAGGTATCttgcttgctagctagctagctagatctcttctttctttttcttttttttttttaattttatttattttctgaaatgGTCATTacatcctatatatatatatatatatatatatatatatatatatatatatatatttacgggGGGATTTACAATTAATATTGTAATCCATGCGTGCACTTATCAATGCAAGTGAAGAGATGGTGCACATAAAACTTTGCTTGTTTCCCGGGATGatgttgttttatgtttttattactACTTAtaaaatttggtttaatttgtTGGTTACGAGTTAATAAATCAGATTAATGTGAAATCCCATACGTAGAGATCCATTTCTAGCTAggtttcttaattaatttgtttgcttGTTTTTATCTACTTGAGTATTTAaggcattaatatatatttatatgatattgtGCGTACTCGATGATCTTCATGATTTTTCGACCAAAGGGTTAATTGCATGCtctaatatcatatatatatagcaattaaaaataatgctGTTCTCAACAAAATTAACTAATATTATtccttttagatttttaaaaacaattaatattagAATGTAGGAGAAAAACTCTTTGATTGATaaaggagaaatgatatttgcaaggtTAAAAGGTcatgatttatatgaaaaagtattttttaataatagacttctatttttttcaaaaaatatacataaaatttatacatcttAAAACTGTATCGAGCATTACactaattaaaattagttttatataattttgcatTCGCTGCTAATTGCTTGTCATCATACGTACAATTATgggggtttttttctttttgtcaaatGACCCAAATTAACGACTAGTACTTGTTGCACAACAACGTATTTAAATATGGACAATGCTAGGGTACACACCAAATATACACTCTAAATATACACATTAgtgtaaataagtttttttttttctttaggtattttttaaacatccttaaccattataaaaaatatatatatatttataaatatttttaatcatccctatttcattgtcatttatgcgatattaaatttaatagataaaatataagaaaattaaatcacTTTCTAGTTATAATTTGATAACACATtcgaagataaaataaaaaataaaattttttaatagtgttttcaaaaaataaataatttatcagtCATTTAAAATAACCAATGAAATAATGATAGTTAAAAGGCTTaaaaatatcttcttcttttttaaatgatggAAAATGACTTCAATTGggatatcatttttaataatattatcaaattaaaggCCATATTACTATCTTTATCAACTTAGCATAGTTATCACTaacttcaaaaataaagaaatatatcaaCTTCATTGGACCATCACATTTAATTAATCCATCAAACTTCCACGAAATGTCAAAAACACACTAaatttctctcactctcaccCTCTCTACCTCATTGGATGTTttcgtttctttctttctttctttctttcctttttttttggaaagaatgatCATAACTAAAaccatgaaaataataataataagctcTCTCTTTCCCTTAATTATCAATTAGGTCACCAGTAGTTGTCATATCCTCTGTTTTTCTTTGAgagagtaaaaggaaaaaaaaaaaaattctttgttCCCCAAACAttcttcaaaaaagaaagatttcatGCATGGGACATGATAATGCAGATGGGATTCTCGACACTGAAGAGAGAAGTTTCGTTCCCTAGCCTCTTGCATTGGGGGAAGGTTCCCTctccattaaaataaaacaattaggAGCACCCAAATCAGTGAGCCTTGTGTTACTACAAGATTAAAAGCAAGGACAGATGCAGTAACCAAGGCATGAAATGTTCTTTAAAAGCAAAGATAACTGTAGTCCAGCATGCAAATCCactttttcatttgtttaaaCACATTTTCCTTTATGGGGTTTAGGAGTACTTTGAGTTAATTAATGTAATATAGTTATAAGAAGCTGTAAGATTTGAGAGAAACAACATTTCGATCGTTTTGTATTACTTTTTGGGATCTTCTCATGCTCGATCTTGTGGGGAGAATTAAGCTTTtgattttctgatttttatgGTCCCCAGGAAGCATGTGGTCAGATCTCTCACCTCCTCTCTGCTGCTTGGGGGGTACTGTTTCTTAGCTTTTGTTAAAGGAATCAATAACATGCCATGAAAGCATGTGATCCCATCTAGTTTTCAATTCCTTTGACCCTTCCCTTTCGGCATGTACAtggcctctctctccctctatctctctcctTGCAGACACACCGTGCGGTATTAATGGCCACCATAACCTGTTTATTCTCCCTTATCAGCTTCGTGCTCTTGAACAACGTGCATCAAGGACAaccacattattattattattattattatgatttctattaatatttcaagttgttattatcattctttctttctttgagtCCTTGTGGCATTCCATAAGGGCATGTACCTAAACAACCAGCTGACAGCATTGCCTTATAGGGTACCCCAATAGCATAAAAAATGCATACAGTATTGTTTCACGTACTCTTttctgcattatttttttttttttaa harbors:
- the LOC121250012 gene encoding cytochrome P450 734A1 isoform X1, coding for MEELLSWLKLLVIWVMFLVLVLKVVVSLWWRPRRIEDHFSRQGIRGPPYRFFIGNVKELGGMMLKASSQPMPFSHNILPRVLSFYHHWKKIYGATFLMWLGPTVRLTISDPDLVKDIFTSKSEFYEKIEAHPLVKQLEGDGLLSLKGGAKWAHHRKIITPTFHMENLKLLIPVVAKSVVDMLEQWQLVAMSESGEVEIEVSEWFQTLTEDVITRAAFGSSYEDGKKVFRLQAQQMKLAADVFQKVFIPCYRFLPTKRNMNCWKLDKEIKKSVVNLIERRKDEKNNSGGDLLMQEKSPKDLLGLMIQASKSCPSSNITVHDIVEECKSFFFAGKQTTSNLMTWTTVLLAMHPHWQVQAREEVLRVCGSRDVPSKDDVVKLKTLSMIFNESLRLYPPAIAAIRRAKVDVELGGYKIPCGTEILVPILAIHHDQALWGNDANEFNPGRFSGGGARAAKHPVAFIPFGLGVRTCIGQNLAILQAKLTLAIILQRFSFRLAPSYRHAPTVLMLLYPQYGAPILFQSLSHPDQGHKDQGSS
- the LOC121250012 gene encoding cytochrome P450 734A1 isoform X2 encodes the protein MWLGPTVRLTISDPDLVKDIFTSKSEFYEKIEAHPLVKQLEGDGLLSLKGGAKWAHHRKIITPTFHMENLKLLIPVVAKSVVDMLEQWQLVAMSESGEVEIEVSEWFQTLTEDVITRAAFGSSYEDGKKVFRLQAQQMKLAADVFQKVFIPCYRFLPTKRNMNCWKLDKEIKKSVVNLIERRKDEKNNSGGDLLMQEKSPKDLLGLMIQASKSCPSSNITVHDIVEECKSFFFAGKQTTSNLMTWTTVLLAMHPHWQVQAREEVLRVCGSRDVPSKDDVVKLKTLSMIFNESLRLYPPAIAAIRRAKVDVELGGYKIPCGTEILVPILAIHHDQALWGNDANEFNPGRFSGGGARAAKHPVAFIPFGLGVRTCIGQNLAILQAKLTLAIILQRFSFRLAPSYRHAPTVLMLLYPQYGAPILFQSLSHPDQGHKDQGSS